A segment of the Amycolatopsis thermophila genome:
TCCACGAGACCCGCGACCAGCTGGGCATGCTCACCGCGGTGTCCAAGCACGCCGCGTCGATCACCTCGGTGGCGGACGCGGAGGACGTGCTCCGGGACGCGATCCGGCGCGCGGTTTCGCTCCCGTGTGGACCGTCCAGTGTGGAGTGGCCGATCGATCTGCAGTACGCGCGGCACTCGTTCGGCACCCGGGGACCGGAGCGTGCCGCGCCCGTGCCGGCGCCGGACGACGCGGCGGTCGCCCGGGCGGCCGAGCTGATCGCCTCGGCGCGACGCCCGGTGATCTGGGCGGGCGGTGGCGCGGTGGACGCTCGCGACGAGGTGCGCGCGCTGGCCGAGCGGCTGCCCGCGCCCGTGTTCACCAGCAACTCCGGGCGGGGCACGCTGCCGGAGGACCACGACCTGGTGGTCGGCAACTTCGCCACGAGCCCGGCGGCGGCGGACCTGCTCGCCGACGCGGACCTGCTGATCTCGATCGGCACGCACTTCCGGTCGAACGAGACCCGGCACTACCACCTGGAGCTGCCGTCGGCGCACATCCAGATCGACGTCGACCCCGCGGCCCTGGGGCGCGTTCACCCCGTGACGGTGGGCATCGCCGGGGACGCGGCGACCGTGCTGCGGCAGCTGCCCGCGGCGACGGGCGAGGTGGCGTGGCGGTCGCGGGCGATCACCACGCGGCGGGCGGTCCGGTCGCACCTGCGGGAAGCGATCGGCCCGTACCGCGAGATCTGCGACGCGCTGCGCGCGGGTCTGCCGCGGGAGTCGGTGATCGCGCGGGACGTGACGATCCCGTCCAGCCAGTGGGGCAACCGGCTGCTGGACATCCACGATCCGCGCACCAACCTGTTCCCGGTCGGCGGCGGGATCGGTCAGGGACTGGCGACCGGCATCGGCGCCGCGATCGCGACCCCGGACGCGCCGACGCTGGTCATGGCCGGCGACGGCGGGCTGGCCGTGCACCTGGGCGAGCTGGGCACGCTCGCGCAGGAGAAGCCGTGGCTGGTGCTGGTGGTGTTCAACGACGGCGGGTACGGCGTGCTGCGGAACATGCAGGACCACCACGGCGGGTCGCGTGCCGGGGTCGACCTGTACACCCCGGACTTCTCGCGGCTCGCGCAGTCGCTGGACCTGCCCTACCAGCTGGTGAGCAGGCCGTCGCTGTTCGCGGAGGCGCTGGGCAAGGCCGTCGCCGAGCACGGCCCGTCGATGATCGAAGTGGACGTAACCGCGCTCGACCCCGCGCCGCGCCCGTTCGTGCCTCCCGTTCCGGTGCCCGCCGCGTGACACCCCTCCCGGCCGACGACGCCCAGGAGCACCCATGACCCACCCGACGACCGGCCACCACCACGGCCACGCTCCCGCGAACCGGCGACGGCGGATTCTGAAGACCGCCGCGCCGCTGCTCGTGCGCGTTCCCGCCGCACGCGCCCGTCGTGCGGTGATCCTCCTGCACGACGAGCGCGGGCTCACCGAGGCGGCCGAGGCCGGCTGCCGCGCGCTCGCCGGCTGCGGCTACCTCGCCGTGGCCCCGCTGCTCTACTACGACACCGGCGGCCGGATCTTCCCCGACGGCAACTTCGCCGCCCTCGAACCCGGCGACCTCGCCGCCGACGTCGCCGGCGCCCTCGGCCACCTCGACCGCCGCCTCGGGCTGTCGCCCCGCGCGACCGCCGTCGCCGGTCTCGGTCAGGGTGCGCACCTCGCCGCATGGGCCGCCGCGGAACACGGCCTGCCCGCGTTCGGCGTCGAACCGCGCGAGGGTCCCTGGCCCGCGCTCCCCGCGCTGCCGGTGCTCACCGGCGGCCTGGGCGCGTCCTGGCTGTCCCTGCGTGACGAAGCCGGCACGTG
Coding sequences within it:
- a CDS encoding thiamine pyrophosphate-binding protein, whose product is MKHGNGGDLLAQILVDNGVDTAFGIVSVHNLPLVEAIAGRLRFVPVRHEAAAVNAADGYARARGGLGVAITSTGTGAGNAAGSLVEALTAGSRVLHVTGQIDSPYLGRGRGVIHETRDQLGMLTAVSKHAASITSVADAEDVLRDAIRRAVSLPCGPSSVEWPIDLQYARHSFGTRGPERAAPVPAPDDAAVARAAELIASARRPVIWAGGGAVDARDEVRALAERLPAPVFTSNSGRGTLPEDHDLVVGNFATSPAAADLLADADLLISIGTHFRSNETRHYHLELPSAHIQIDVDPAALGRVHPVTVGIAGDAATVLRQLPAATGEVAWRSRAITTRRAVRSHLREAIGPYREICDALRAGLPRESVIARDVTIPSSQWGNRLLDIHDPRTNLFPVGGGIGQGLATGIGAAIATPDAPTLVMAGDGGLAVHLGELGTLAQEKPWLVLVVFNDGGYGVLRNMQDHHGGSRAGVDLYTPDFSRLAQSLDLPYQLVSRPSLFAEALGKAVAEHGPSMIEVDVTALDPAPRPFVPPVPVPAA